The sequence AATTCCATGTACAGGGCATGGGAAATTCCTTTTACTGCATGCTTGGTCCCGCAATAACCGGCCATGTTTGCCACGCCATTCTGCCCTGCAATGGAAGCCACATTGAGGATATGGCCTTCATCTTGCGCTTTCATGTTGGGCACCACTTTTCGGGTCACGTAAAAAATCCCATGGACATTCACGTCAAACATCCCCTTCCAATCTTCAATGCTCATTTCATCGATTTTCCCGATTTTTCCGTATCCGGCGTTATTCACGAGAATCCTGATATCGTGGCCCAGTGCCTTTCCAGTCTCCTCGTAAGCCTGGTCCACCGAAGATGGATCAGACACATCGCACGAAAAGAAATGAAATCGCTCGTGCTCCAGCGATGGCCGGGTTCTTCCCCAACCCGCTACGATAACGTCCTTATCAAGCAGTCGGCGAACCACTTCCAATCCTATTCCTTTGCTTACTCCTGTAACTATTGCTGTCTTTCCTGCTAATACCATGGTGAATAAATTGATGCGGTTATGTGCAAAATCACCCCAAATTGTCCCTTTTTTTGGAGTTATAAAACATTTCAAACTAAAAACTTATTAAAAGTTCTTAACGCCTAATTTTTATCCCTTCCATCTTTTCTTAAATTGTATAACCAGCAATTCATAAAAC comes from Echinicola vietnamensis DSM 17526 and encodes:
- a CDS encoding SDR family oxidoreductase yields the protein MVLAGKTAIVTGVSKGIGLEVVRRLLDKDVIVAGWGRTRPSLEHERFHFFSCDVSDPSSVDQAYEETGKALGHDIRILVNNAGYGKIGKIDEMSIEDWKGMFDVNVHGIFYVTRKVVPNMKAQDEGHILNVASIAGQNGVANMAGYCGTKHAVKGISHALYMELREFGIKVSTIYPGSVRTHFFDDIEGMDAHENMMRPEDVAMTIVQTLETHPNYFVAEVECRPLRPKGKK